Proteins found in one Triticum urartu cultivar G1812 chromosome 4, Tu2.1, whole genome shotgun sequence genomic segment:
- the LOC125551702 gene encoding beta-1,3-galactosyltransferase GALT1-like has protein sequence MKKWHGGSVIVCLFLILMLRYVILDSPLAERSLQYVFQQNSTAQLHWLDVPNPPALQNPQNFSQVISTELLASNLSITRNLSDREIQTLHSWNHLRDLVNNAHILPDGLDAIKEAGVAWRKLNAALEYDDSVVSFNGSTQHKDKEKQCPYSIRRMNVTRVGDRFVLRIPCGLIQGSSITIIGTPGGLLGNFKIDLTGAAVPGEPDPPIVLHYNVRLLGDKLTEDPVIVQNTWTIADDWGSEDRCPSSDSDAKDSVKVDDLEKCSSMVGKAHKQILASKSHSNFSSMQPTRKTTAEPKKYYPFKQGYLAIAILRVGAEGIHMTVDGKHVTSFAFREDLEPGFVGEVRIEGDIKLLSVLASGLPTTEDFEHVTDLEILKAPPVPTNKSIDLFIGIFSTANNFKRRMAVRRTWMQYDAVRSGKVAVRFFVGLHKNEVVNEELWNEARTYGDIQLMPFVDYYSLILWKTIAICIYGTNVLSAKYVMKTDDDAFVRVDEILSSLHQVNISHGLLYGRVNSDSQPHRDPYSKWYITSEEWPEESYPPWAHGPGYIVSEDIAKEVYRKHKRGELKMFKLEDVAMGIWINEMRKEGIDVTYQNDGRILVEGCEDGYVVAHYQEPRQMMCLWDKFQKTKRGNCCNE, from the exons ATGAAGAAATGGCACGGTGGTTCTGTCATAGTATGTTTGTTCCTAATCTTGATGTTAAGATATGTGATATTGGATAGCCCGCTTGCTGAAAGATCTCTTCAGTATGTCTTCCAACAAAATAGCACGGCACAGCTACACTGGTTAGATGTTCCAAACCCACCTGCACTTCAGAATCCACAGAACTTCTCTCAAGTCATATCAACTGAATTGCTAGCTTCCAACCTTTCCATAACAAGAAATCTCTCTGATAGAGAAATACAGACATTGCATTCTTGGAATCATCTGAGGGACCTTGTAAATAATGCCCACATCCTACCAGATGGATTGGATGCAATCAAGGAAGCTGGAGTTGCATGGAGGAAGCTAAATGCAGCCCTTGAATATGATGACTCAGTTGTTTCATTCAATGGTAGCACACAGCATAAGGACAAAGAGAAGCAATGCCCATATTCCATTAGAAGAATGAATGTTACAAGGGTGGGTGATAGATTTGTCTTAAGAATTCCGTGTGGGCTTATTCAGGGCTCTTCGATAACTATTATTGGCACTCCTGGTGGTCTTCTGGGTAATTTTAAGATAGACTTAACTGGAGCTGCAGTCCCTGGTGAACCAGACCCTCCAATTGTGCTTCATTACAATGTCCGTCTTCTTGGTGATAAACTTACAGAAGATCCTGTAATTGTCCAAAATACATGGACTATAGCTGATGATTGGGGTTCTGAAGACCGTTGCCCATCTTCTGATTCGGATGCTAAGGACAGTGTAAAAG TGGACGATTTGGAAAAATGTAGCAGCATGGTGGGCAAAGCCCACAAACAGATCTTGGCCTCAAAGTCACATTCTAATTTTTCAAGCATGCAACCTACAAGGAAAACAACTGCAGAACCTAAAAAATATTATCCCTTCAAACAAGGATATCTTGCTATAGCAATTCTTCGTGTTGGAGCAGAGGGGATCCATATGACTGTAGATGGGAAACATGTCACTTCCTTTGCATTTCGAGAG GATTTGGAGCCTGGGTTTGTTGGGGAAGTAAGGATTGAAGGAGATATTAAATTGCTGTCTGTGCTAGCGAGTGGCTTGCCTACAACAGAGGACTTTGAGCATGTCACTGACTTGGAAATATTGAAGGCTCCACCTGTCCCTACGAATAAATCCATTGATCTTTTTATTGGGATATTCTCTACAGCAAATAATTTTAAACGCAGAATGGCGGTTCGAAGAACGTGGATGCAGTACGATGCTGTCCGTTCAGGAAAAGTCGCAGTTCGGTTCTTTGTTGGCCTG CATAAAAATGAGGTGGTGAACGAGGAGCTCTGGAACGAAGCACGGACATATGGAGACATCCAATTGATGCCATTTGTTGATTATTACAGCTTGATTCTTTGGAAGACGATTGCCATTTGCATATATGGG ACAAATGTACTTTCAGCCAAGTATGTTATGAAAACCGATGATGACGCTTTTGTTCGTGTAGATGAGATACTTTCGTCCCTACATCAAGTAAATATCAGCCATGGACTGCTGTATGGTCGTGTCAATTCTGATTCTCAGCCTCACCGAGATCCGTATAGCAAGTGGTACATAACTTCAGAG GAATGGCCTGAAGAAAGTTATCCCCCATGGGCACATGGACCAGGGTACATTGTATCTGAGGACATAGCAAAAGAAGTTTACAGGAAACACAAAAGAGGGGAGCTAAAG ATGTTCAAGCTGGAGGATGTGGCGATGGGAATATGGATCAATGAGATGAGGAAGGAAGGCATTGATGTCACGTACCAGAACGACGGAAGGATCTTG